In Camelus dromedarius isolate mCamDro1 chromosome 4, mCamDro1.pat, whole genome shotgun sequence, the following are encoded in one genomic region:
- the LOC135321225 gene encoding small cysteine and glycine repeat-containing protein 8-like, which yields MGCCGCGGCGGYGGGCSGGCGGCGGGCGCGGGGGCGGGCGGCGGCGGGCGGCDSCTTCRCYRVGCCSGCCPCCSGCCGGCCSTPVVCCHRRTCRRHSCDCGCGKGCCQQTCCQQKCCCRKQCCH from the coding sequence ATGGGCTGCTGTGGTTGTGGAGGTTGTGGTGGCTACGGCGGTGGCTGCAGTGGTGGCTGTGGTGGCTGCGGTGGTGGCTGTGGTTGTGGTGGCGGCGGTGGCTGCGGTGGTGGCTGTGGTGGCTGCGGTGGCTGCGGCGGTGGCTGTGGCGGCTGTGACAGCTGCACCACGTGCAGGTGCTACCGGGTGGGCTGCTGCTCCggctgctgcccctgctgctcCGGCTGCTGTGGGGGCTGCTGCAGCACCCCCGTGGTCTGCTGCCACCGCCGCACCTGCCGCCGCCACTCGTGTGACTGCGGCTGCGGGAAGGGCTGCTGTCAGCAGACGTGCTGTCAGCAGAAGTGCTGCTGCAGGAAGCAGTGCTGCCACTAG